A region of Solanum dulcamara chromosome 7, daSolDulc1.2, whole genome shotgun sequence DNA encodes the following proteins:
- the LOC129893799 gene encoding F-box/kelch-repeat protein At1g80440-like: MELIPCLPYDIGLECLIRVPYDSFSSVTSVSRNWKLQIELPEFWRLRRAAGLTRQVLLMAQAQIDPKFKLRSFKYSAFSVYKLTLYEPESGYWAELPPVPGLSDGLPMFCQLVGVGLNLVVMGGWNPITWEPSNAVFVFSFVSATWRRGAEIPGCRRSFFGCASDSERTVYIAGGHDEEKNALKSVMAYDVARDMWVPMPDMASERDECKCIFFQGKFHVIGGYDTSMQGQFGTSAESFDTSTWQWDQVNEHFFESATCPRTCVEGRDGKLYLCREGDVLALGKSTWQAVAAVPVELRSVAFVTAWRGKILMTGSMGFNEPHNTYVLDLQSYKWTKMDTPVNFSGHVQSGCCLEM; this comes from the coding sequence ATGGAGCTTATTCCCTGTCTTCCTTACGATATCGGACTCGAATGTCTAATTCGAGTCCCTTATGACAGTTTCTCGTCGGTTACTTCCGTCAGCCGAAATTGGAAGCTTCAGATTGAACTTCCGGAGTTTTGGAGGCTAAGAAGAGCTGCTGGACTCACCCGTCAGGTACTTTTGATGGCGCAAGCCCAAATTGACCCGAAATTTAAACTCAGGTCATTCAAGTACTCAGCTTTTTCGGTTTACAAACTTACACTTTACGAGCCGGAATCGGGTTATTGGGCGGAATTACCACCGGTGCCTGGATTATCAGATGGGTTGCCTATGTTTTGCCAGCTCGTCGGAGTTGGGTTGAATCTGGTGGTGATGGGCGGCTGGAACCCTATTACTTGGGAGCCTTCAAACGCCGTTTTTGTTTTCAGCTTTGTGTCCGCCACGTGGCGCCGTGGAGCCGAGATTCCTGGTTGCCGGAGATCCTTTTTCGGTTGCGCGTCGGATTCTGAACGGACGGTGTACATCGCCGGGGGACATGACGAGGAGAAAAACGCTCTTAAATCGGTGATGGCGTATGACGTGGCAAGGGATATGTGGGTCCCGATGCCTGACATGGCAAGTGAACGAGATGAATGCAAATGCATTTTTTTTCAAGGTAAATTCCACGTCATCGGCGGATATGACACGAGCATGCAAGGTCAGTTCGGGACAAGCGCCGAGTCATTCGAtacttccacgtggcagtgggaCCAAGTCAACGAACATTTCTTTGAATCTGCCACGTGTCCTAGAACCTGCGTTGAAGGTAGGGACGGAAAATTGTACTTGTGCCGGGAAGGTGATGTGCTGGCACTCGGAAAGTCGACGTGGCAAGCTGTGGCGGCGGTTCCGGTGGAACTCCGGAGCGTAGCTTTTGTAACAGCATGGAGGGGTAAAATTCTGATGACTGGTTCTATGGGATTTAATGAGCCCCACAACACTTATGTTCTGGATTTACAGAGTTATAAGTGGACTAAAATGGATACTCCGGTGAACTTCTCCGGCCATGTTCAATCCGGCTGCTGCCTGGAGATGTAA
- the LOC129893798 gene encoding uncharacterized protein LOC129893798, with the protein MEELNIVRPSPLRLNGPVPAKSTLSGRSTPRGGSPSFSRLNSGRTPRRDGKISAFGSQWFRSNRIVLWLLLITLWAYGGFYVQSRWAHGDNKEGIFGGSGDDVANGTSQQEEKIQRILVASEDSLAIKAPSNKTQGNSMDMDVVLTKQDNSVVSDKGASSKKKSKKSTRASRRKTRGKKMVVAEVKNDDIEVQEEEIPKRNTTYGLLVGPFGPIEDKILEWSPEKRSGTCDRKSQFARLVWSRKFVLILHELSMTGAPLAMLELATELLSCGATVYVVPLSKRGGLMSELSRRKIKVLEDKSDLSFKTAMKADLIIAGSAVCASWIEQYAARTVLGSSQITWWIMENRREYFDRAKLAFNRVKKLIFLSESQSKRWLAWCEEEHIKLKTQPALIPLSVSDELAFVAGIPCSLSTPLFSPEKMLEKRQLLRNFVRKEMGLADNDMLVMSLSSINPGKGQFLLLETTRLLIEGAPPLNGSAVNRREYYKRTLLHNWKQFGEWKEESSTLSNNPKTELLQPPKFFIKGVNYTAGIENDRGTRMLFSLTEGKQGEKLKVLIGSVGSKSNKVPYVKALLNFLNQHSNLSNTVLWTPSTTRVAALYAAADAYVMNSQGLGETFGRVTIEAMAFGLPVLGTDAGGTKEIVEHNVTGLLHSLGRPGNQVLASNLQYLLNNSLERQRLGSNGRKKVKDMYLKKHMYKRFGEVLYDCMRIK; encoded by the exons ATGGAGGAATTGAATATAGTAAGACCATCACCCTTGAGGCTGAATGGTCCCGTCCCTGCGAAGTCCACATTGTCAGGAAGATCAACTCCTAGAGGAGGATCTCCTTCCTTCAGCAGATTGAACTCTGGACGTACTCCGCGAAGAGATGGTAAAATTAGTGCCTTTGGTTCTCAGTGGTTTAGAAGTAACCGCATTGTACTTTGGCTGCTTCTGATTACTCTTTGGGCCTATGGAGGATTTTATGTCCAGTCAAGATGGGCTCATGGAGACAATAAGGAAggcatttttggaggatctgGAGATGATGTAGCCAATGGAACTTCTCAACAAGAGGAAAAAATCCAACGGATTCTAGTTGCGAGTGAGGATTCTTTAGCAATCAAGGCTCCAAGTAACAAAACACAGGGCAACTCAATGGACATGGATGTAGTCTTGACCAAACAGGACAACAGTGTGGTATCTGACAAGGGTGCATCTTCTAAGAAGAAGAGCAAGAAGTCTACACGTGCTTCTCGTAGAAAGACTCGTGGTAAGAAGATGGTGGTGGCAGAAGTTAAAAATGATGATATTGAAGTTCAAGAAGAGGAAATACCCAAGCGAAATACTACGTATGGCCTGCTTGTTGGTCCATTTGGGCCAATAGAAGACAAGATTTTGGAGTGGAGTCCTGAAAAGCGGTCAGGAACCTGTGATAGAAAAAGTCAGTTTGCACGTCTTGTTTGGTCTAGGAAGTTTGTGTTGATACTCCATGAACTCTCCATGACTGGAGCTCCACTTGCCATGTTGGAATTGGCTACGGAGCTTTTAAGCTGTGGTGCCACAGTTTATGTAGTACCTCTCAGCAAAAGAGGGGGTTTAATGTCAGAACTATCTAGAAGAAAGATCAAAGTGCTAGAAGACAAATCAGACCTCAGTTTCAAAACAGCCATGAAAGCAGATCTTATTATTGCAGGTTCTGCAGTGTGTGCATCATGGATAG AACAATATGCAGCACGTACTGTGCTAGGTTCAAGTCAAATTACTTGGTGGATCATGGAAAACCGGCGGGAATACTTCGATCGGGCTAAACTTGCTTTCAACCGAGTGAAGAAACTTATCTTTCTTTCTGAATCACAGTCTAAGCGCTGGTTAGCTTGGTGTGAGGAAGAACATATAAAGCTCAAAACTCAGCCTGCACTGATTCCACTTTCCGTTAGTGATGAACTGGCTTTTGTAGCAGGCATCCCGTGCTCGCTGAGCACTCCGCTATTCAGTCCTGAGAAGATGCTGGAAAAGAGGCAGCTACTAAGAAATTTTGTGAGGAAAGAAATGGGGTTGGCAGACAATGATATGCTTGTCATGTCCTTGAGTAGTATAAACCCTGGAAAGGGTCAGTTTCTGCTTCTTGAAACAACACGTTTGCTGATTGAGGGAGCTCCTCCTCTAAATGGATCTGCTGTTAATAGACGAGAATATTACAAAAGGACATTGCTTCATAACTGGAAACAATTTGGTGAATGGAAAGAAGAATCTTCCACCTTGTCAAATAACCCAAAAACTGAATTGTTGCAGCCACCCAAGTTTTTCATTAAGGGGGTTAACTATACAGCTGGAATTGAAAATGATAGAGGAACTCGAATGCTTTTCTCCCTGACTGAAGGGAAGCAAGGAGAAAAGCTTAAGGTTCTGATTGGCTCAGTCGGATCCAAGAGCAATAAGGTGCCTTATGTTAAAGCGCTTCTCAACTTTCTAAATCAGCATTCTAACTTGTCAAACACGGTACTATGGACTCCATCAACCACTCGTGTCGCTGCACTTTATGCTGCTGCGGATGCTTATGTAATGAATTCTCAG GGACTTGGAGAAACATTTGGGAGAGTAACAATTGAAGCAATGGCATTTGGTCTTCCT GTGCTGGGAACAGATGCTGGAGGCACAAAGGAGATCGTTGAACATAATGTAACAGGTCTTCTTCATTCTTTGGGACGTCCAGGCAATCAAGTTCTCGCCAGCAATCTCCAGTATTTGCTGAACAATTCCTTGGAAAGGCAGCGATTGGGAAGCAATGgaagaaagaaagtaaaagaTATGTACCTAAAGAAGCACATGTACAAGAGATTCGGAGAAGTACTATACGACTGCATGAGAATAAAATGA
- the LOC129894363 gene encoding protein MLN51 homolog, protein MASAGEAEYESDPEEAKLSLKMRRREASDDEEEEKEVEERDKREKSVRMIESDGESEGQGAAADYDEEEEEEEYDDEEYVEDEEVYEGDEYQEAGGNSGGGHEESVKVVEAVAEGADGVKEVVGEGTGSGQGVDDGNENNVQGEEDKKENEPYAVPTAGAFYMHDDRFRDNAGGRHRRTFGGRKLWESKDERKWGHDKFEELTVEERHYEEGRRGSRGRYRGRGRGRGRGRGQGAERGTVRGRRPIAYVNDSYPSNNNIQKIQDNAPKGMRGRGPRRYRPSFKDNIDAAPPPNKQSGLSVEKRSYHSTAKASAPVSNVENDAATAAKQGFVSSLNSASPPFYPSSSSAKEITVTHKRELQTGTSSRNLHPTVLGDSSAVSQSTSVLRGKNASDSASLDKLNISDPITAVASNVSSGLQLAPGSSTVNPTQSQPLRGQGRGFNAMPNVNYQSPVINNQFNRVSQPTNLHSTQTNPVLGREQSSFQATGHQFAQRSGTRSQGSSPPKTETGEFESSSDSSKSKSAMVAKGKGTLQSTGRGSVLYGGAQVMGAPGSMGSGDQNFPTTPAFLPVMQFGVQHRSGIPAVGMAFPGYVGQPQLGLGNSEMTWLPVLAGAAGALGATYCSPYIAMDGSYHARPSGQISSLTAAPSKENNTSKPNNESNPQQRPELSNDDLGQRQKNPRRYTEMKFDQ, encoded by the exons ATGGCGAGTGCTGGAGAAGCAGAATACGAGAGTGATCCGGAGGAAGCGAAGTTATCCTTGAAGATGCGAAGGAGAGAGGCGAGTGATGATGAGGAGGAAGAAAAGGAAGTGGAGGAGAGAGACAAGAGAGAGAAGTCCGTTCGGATGATTGAATCTGACGGTGAATCGGAAGGACAGGGTGCTGCTGCTGATTATGatgaagaggaggaagaagaagaatacgATGATGAAGAGTATGTGGAGGACGAGGAAGTCTATGAGGGGGATGAGTACCAGGAAGCAGGTGGAAATAGTGGCGGTGGTCACGAGGAAAGTGTTAAGGTGGTTGAAGCAGTAGCAGAGGGTGCTGATGGAGTAAAGGAAGTTGTGGGAGAAGGAACAGGGTCGGGTCAAGGGGTTGATGATGGCAATGAGAATAATGTGCAGGGGGAGGAGGACAAGAAAGAGAATGAACCCTATGCGGTGCCCACTGCTGGAGCATTCTACATGCACGATGACAGGTTTCGAGACAATGCTGGTGGGCGACACAG GCGGACTTTTGGTGGTAGGAAGTTATGGGAATCTAAAGATGAGCGAAAATGGGGACATGACAAGTTTGAAGAGTTGACTGTGGAGGAGAGGCATTATGAAGAG GGTAGGAGGGGATCAAGGGGTCGTTATCGAGGTCGTGGTCGAGGGAGAGGGCGAGGGCGAGGGCAAGGGGCTGAGCGTGGAACTGTGCGAGGACGAAGACCGATAGCATACGTCAATGACAGCTATCCGAGCAACAATAACATCCAGAAAATTCAGGATAATGCTCCAAAAGGTATGAGAGGTCGGGGTCCAAGAAGGTATCGACCCTCATTTAAGGATAATATTGATGCAGCCCCTCCACCAAACAAACA ATCTGGTCTGTCAGTTGAGAAACGTTCATATCATAGCACAGCCAAAGCATCTGCTCCTGTATCAAATGTAGAAAATGATGCAGCGACAGCTGCAAAGCAAGGGTTTGTGTCAAGCTTGAATTCTGCTTCTCCTCCATTTTACCCCTCTAGTTCCTCCGCCAAAGAGATCACTGTGACTCACAAGAGGGAACTGCAGACTGGGACTAGTAGCCGCAATCTTCATCCTACTGTCTTAGGAGATAGTTCTGCTGTGTCACAATCAACTTCAGTGTTACGAGGGAAGAATGCTAGTGATTCTGCTAGCCTTGACAAACTTAATATTTCTGATCCTATTACTGCAGTAGCTTCGAATGTTTCATCCGGTTTGCAGTTGGCTCCTGGTTCCTCAACTGTAAATCCTACTCAGTCGCAGCCATTGAGAGGCCAAGGAAGAGGATTTAATGCAATGCCAAATGTGAATTACCAATCTCCTGTAATAAACAACCAATTCAACAGAGTTTCTCAGCCGACAAATCTCCATTCGACTCAGACGAATCCTGTTCTAGGTCGAGAGCAATCTTCTTTCCAAGCTACTGGTCACCAGTTTGCTCAGCGATCTGGTACTAGATCTCAAGGTTCATCTCCGCCCAAAACTGAAACTGGGGAGTTTGAATCTTCTTCAGATTCAAGTAAATCAAAGAGTGCTATGGTTGCAAAAGGAAAAGGCACTCTTCAGAGCACTGGAAGGGGATCAGTTCTCTATGGCGGAGCTCAGGTTATGGGTGCACCTGGAAGCATGGGTAGTGGTGATCAGAACTTTCCTACAACACCAGCCTTTTTGCCAG TCATGCAATTTGGCGTCCAGCACCGCAGTGGCATTCCTGCTGTTGGCATGGCTTTTCCTGGATATGTTGGTCAGCCACAACTTGGTTTGGGGAATTCTGAGATGACATG GTTGCCAGTTTTAGCTGGAGCTGCTGGAGCATTAGGTGCAACATACTGTTCTCCATATATTGCTATGGATGGTTCTTATCATGCTCGCCCATCTGGGCAAATATCTTCTCTCACTGCTGCTCCAAG CAAAGAGAACAATACCAGTAAACCAAATAATGAAAGCAATCCCCAACAGCGACCAG AGctctcaaatgatgacttaggCCAGCGTCAGAAGAATCCTCGCAG ATATACAGAGATGAAGTTCGATCAGTGA
- the LOC129895839 gene encoding thionin-like protein 2 produces the protein MESMKLRAFIMALIFLGIFAGQSSAAFSDCYTRCFIFCMIDPSETVCKCTTKCLKQCIFNSDSGSASVSTNNVHHKTDSSNLKFCKLGCAFSTCSTLSKKDQPNGEKMDDCVGSCSKNCTKSY, from the exons ATGGAGTCAATGAAGTTAAGGGCATTTATTATGGCCTTAATATTTTTGGGAATTTTTGCAGGGCAGTCAAGTGCTGCCTTCAGTGACTGTTATACTAGATGTTTCATTTTCTGCATGATTGATCCTTCTGAGACAGTATGCAAATGCACTACCAAATGTTTGAAACAGTGCATTTTCAATTCAGATTCAGGTTCTGCTTCTGTTTCTACCAATAACGTCCACCACAAAACAGACAGTAGCAACCTTAAGTTCTGTAAATTGGGATGTGCCTTTTCCACCTGCTCCACCCTCAGCAAAAAAGATCAACCTA ATGGTGAAAAGATGGATGACTGTGTTGGATCTTGCTCAAAAAACTGCACCAAGAGCTACTGA
- the LOC129894998 gene encoding nuclear pore complex protein NUP50A, giving the protein MGDAENSLQPSKKRAAIKELSRDNPGLDDDENEAELEIGSFKKASEEVMASRRIVKVRRSQTTSSTTTPSANPFAVIRLVPPTESSVSSAVITSEVESGITSSGKPEEKSDVGEATRKETSDVFKEEKKEPDQISKPLEGNVDESNVVKEKVETPNEPDKSESAEKKVADDDKIQVETKEVTVVEKRENDSKKDVEDVEVEKTKNEEQNDADGEKSEKGTETASFSSFQQLSSSQNAFTGFAGTGFSSTTFSFGGISKEGSSLSFGSESGAGSLFGAKSDQSPFGLNLPINGNTSLFGNSGSSIVNKGEGTGFPSKEEVTVETGEENEKPVFTADSILFEYLNGGWKERGKGELKVNVSTTGEGKGRLVMRTKGNYRLILNASLFPEMKLANMDKKGVTFACLNSAGDGKGGLSTIALKFKDASILEEFRAAVVEHKSTTTGSLKTPENSPKASDD; this is encoded by the coding sequence ATGGGAGACGCTGAGAATTCTCTTCAACCATCAAAGAAAAGGGCAGCTATAAAGGAATTATCACGAGACAATCCTGGTCTCGATGATGATGAAAATGAAGCTGAGCTAGAGATTGGGTCTTTCAAGAAAGCAAGTGAGGAGGTGATGGCAAGTAGAAGAATTGTCAAAGTTCGTCGCAGTCAAACTACTTCATCTACAACTACACCTTCGGCTAATCCCTTTGCAGTGATCCGCTTGGTTCCACCCACTGAGTCCAGTGTCTCATCTGCCGTGATCACTAGTGAAGTTGAGAGTGGGATAACAAGTTCAGGTAAACCAGAAGAAAAAAGTGACGTTGGTGAGGCAACTAGAAAGGAGACAAGTGATGTGTTCaaggaagagaagaaggaaCCTGATCAAATTTCTAAGCCATTAGAAGGTAATGTTGATGAATCTAATGTTGTCAAGGAGAAAGTTGAAACTCCTAATGAGCCTGACAAATCTGAATCTGCTGAAAAGAAGGTGGCAGATGATGATAAAATCCAGGTTGAAACCAAGGAAGTCACAGTAgttgagaagagagaaaatgaCAGTAAGAAGGATGTGGAGGATGTGGAAGTCGAGAAAACAAAGAATGAAGAACAAAATGATGCCGATGGTGAGAAAAGTGAGAAGGGTACAGAAACTGCTTCTTTTAGCTCATTCCAACAACTCTCAAGTAGCCAAAATGCTTTCACAGGATTTGCAGGGACTGGGTTCTCCAGCACTACGTTCTCCTTTGGAGGTATTTCAAAAGAGGGATCTTCTCTAAGTTTTGGTTCTGAATCAGGTGCTGGTTCTCTCTTCGGAGCAAAAAGTGACCAGTCACCTTTTGGACTTAATCTTCCCATTAATGGAAATACTTCTCTGTTTGGGAACTCAGGATCATCCATTGTGAACAAGGGTGAGGGTACTGGATTTCCTTCCAAAGAAGAGGTCACTGTTGAAACAGGGGAGGAAAATGAAAAACCTGTATTCACAGCTGATTCCATTCTGTTTGAATATCTTAATGGAGGGTGGAAAGAGCGGGGAAAGGGAGAACTAAAGGTCAATGTTTCTACAACAGGGGAAGGAAAAGGTAGACTTGTTATGAGGACCAAAGGAAATTACAGATTGATCTTGAATGCTAGCCTTTTTCCAGAAATGAAGCTCGCTAATATGGACAAAAAAGGGGTCACTTTTGCTTGCTTGAATAGTGCTGGTGACGGAAAAGGAGGACTTTCTACAATTGCTCTGAAGTTCAAGGATGCTTCCATTTTGGAAGAGTTTCGAGCTGCTGTAGTGGAACATAAAAGTACCACAACTGGTTCTTTGAAGACACCTGAAAACTCTCCTAAAGCTTCAGATGATTGA